ATGTTTATATTTCATAATTTCCTCTGCCAGCTCCAGGCTGGTAGACAGCCCGTGCTCATCCATATAATCCTTGCAGTTCAAGGTGAAATAGAAGCTGCCCTTCGCTGGAATGGCTCTGACGAGCGGTACCTGTTCGAATTGCTCCACCGTATAATCCCGGCGGTCCCGGTACAGCCCGACCAGCTGCTCAATTTCCTCTGGATGCTGCAAGGCTTCCAGTGCGCCGAATTGCACAACCGGATCGGTCGTAAGCAGTGTATGATGCTGAATAACCGTCAGGGGTGTCACCAGCTCCTCCGGAACGATGCAGTAACCTACACGACGGCTGTACATTCTGTATCCTTTGGAGAACGCATTGGTTGTGATGAATATTGACTTAGTATCCTTCAGTTCCAATACTGAAGTACTCCGCTGATCAAAGCACACACTAGAGTAAATCTCATCATTGATGACAACCGCTCTGCCGCCGATGATCTCATCCATGGCATACAGCTCTTCTGGGGTCAGAATGTTACCGAGTGGATTTCCAGGTGAGTTAATGACCACGATTTTGGTTTTATCCGTGAAATTGGCCCGGAATGAGTCTATATCCAGCGATAAGGTATCGAGATCTATGTTGTAATAGCGTACCTTGGCCCCAACCAGTTGGGCGCAGAAATGATAGAGAGAATAGTAAGGGAGCGGCAGGAGCACCTCATCACCCTCCTTGGCCAAAAGATAGAACAGATTACGGAACAAAGCACTAGTTCCCACATTAATCACGATATTGCTAGGCTTGATATCAAGATCGTAATTATTCTTGTAATCCTCAGCCAGCGCTTCTCTTAATTCAGGTAGACCTCCAGGAAATACCAGCGTGCTCTTCTCAAAAGTATCCAACGCTTCCTTCATAGCTCCAATGATCTCAGGATGCAGCGGCAGCTCCGATTTCCCCAAGGTCATCCGAATCACATCATTGATCCCTTCCTGCTCAAAGTCATTAGCCATCTGGTCAAGCACAAACATTAAGAACCGGTTGTCATGAAATTCAATCGGCGATCTCATTTCCATCATTACTTATTCCTCCTTGGGATTAGTAACGCTCTGAGCAAGCGTTTCTATTATTTTGTGATATCTTTGGGCCATGGAACGGATATAGTCTGCTTCCAGCAGAGAATCATCCCAATAGAATGTACACTGCAACCCTTCATCGCTCTTGGCCACCGCCAGCTTAAGAAGCGCTTCCTCCGGCATATACTGATGGAATTCGGCAAGACGCAATCCCTCAGGCGCCAGGGGCCATTCTTCCTCCGCAAACAGCACTTGATACAAGGTCTCCTTGGATTCAGCTATCTTCCCGGCGTTCACCCATTGGAGATCATAGGGATAAAGCATGGATGATCTTCCCGCTTCAACCTCCTGCTTGACCTGCCCAAGCAGCGCACCGAATGAGGTGCTGTGTTGCAGAGACAGCCGCAACGGACTCAGTGTCTGGTAGATAAAGGGTAATCCGCTCTCACGAGTCTGGGCGCTGCCGTTCATCAGGGTACCTACCAGTATGTCCTCTGCCTGAGTAAGCTGCCGAAGCAGCATGATATAACACGATAGCAGCAGCACTGTCACATCTGCACCATAAGGAGCAGCATAGCTGTGAAGAAGACCTAGCGTCTTGGGAGGCAGGATAATGCCGGTATGGGACCATGATAATCTGGTACCGGCCTGCTCTTTCCCTCCGCGCTTCAGCCTGAATTCAAACCGCGGCAGGGGATGCCTCAGTGCTCTTGTCCAATAGGGCCGCTGCGGCTCCAGATAACCTTCGTGCAGCAGACTCTGCTGCCAGCTTGCAAAGCTCAAGGCATACGCCGTTTCCTGAATCTCTGTATCGCACGTCGTATCCCCTTCCTGCAGCTTCACCGGCAGATTAGCATTCAGCACATCCGTCGGTTCACGGTAGATGTGAAGGATGTCACTAAGCATTCTGCTTACAGCCAGGCATTCTGCAATGAATGGGTGAACCGTTAAGATGACATGGTTCAGCTCCTTACTGTCCTGGAGCATAGTGACCCGGTACAGCGGCCCGCTGGACAAATCAAAGCGGTGGCGGATTTCCTCCAGGAGCAGGACCGAAATGAGCTGGTCTACGTTACTGTCACCGGGTATAGGCGATATTGCAAGTCCTGGGGAACTTGACTCCAGAACAGCCTGTCTATGTCCCCTTTCGTCTTCTTGCAGTACGATTCTGGCACCTGGAGTCTTCCGGTGAAATATCTCCAGTGCCCTGGCAAGCGCATCCTGCTGAACCTCTCCATGGAGCAGTACATGAACAACAACATTGTTTATCGCCTCTCTGTTACGAACGATCATCCTTTGCCGGAGGGATAATGGACCTTTCCCGGAGGTCTTCACTCTCTCCAGCGGCGGGAGCTCAAATAGCCCATGCTTCACTTTTCTTTTGCGTTCAATAACTACAGCTTCCGCAAGAGTAAGAATCCGGTATTCTGACAGTCTCCGCTCCGGATCGTTCACAATCTGCTCAACCAGCGTCAAGAAGTGTCCGGCTAACTGGACAATCGACTCTTTGTGGAAAAGGCGCTTATAGAATTCAAAAGAACAATTGAGCTCACCCTGCGAGCCTTGAAACAGATCCAGCTTTAAATCCAGGGTACAGGCTGTACGCTCCCAATCCATCATTCCAATCTTAATAGAGTCCAGTTCAAAGCTTTGATTCCGGGTTCCCTGATTATGCAGTATCAGCATAGTATCAAAGATCGGATTGCGGGAAAGATCCCTCTTTTGCTTCAGCAAGTCGACCATTTGTTCAAACGGGTAATCCTGGTGATCATAAGCTTCAACCGTCTGCCTGACCACCGCTTTGAGCAGATCCTTGAACCTTAGGCTGCCGGCCGGAGAGCAGCGGAGCGGCAAATAATTCGTAAATAGACCGATCATCTGCTCGGAACCCTGGTAACGGCGCCCGGCCATTAACGAGCCGATTACCACCTCCTCTTGTCCTGTGTAGATGTGAAGCAGTGAACTGTAGACGGCAAGCATCATCATGTACAACGTTGCCCCGTGCTCCAGCGCCAGAGCCTTCAGCTTGTCCACCTGACTGGACGGAATCGTAACGCAGTGCACATCCCCCTCAAATGTCATAATCGGAGGACGGGGGAAGTCATGAGGCATATCGAGGACCGGAAGCTTGTCATGGTTATCCTCTGCCAACATGCGCCTCCAATAGGCTTCCTGAAGCCGCATATCATCACTGTGCATTTGCGCGGATTGCCAGAGAACATAATCTTTATACTGACTCTGCAAAGCGGGCAGAGAGTGACCCAAGTATAGCGCTGAGAATTCCTTCATCAGAATCTCCATGGATACCCCGTCGGAGATAATATGATGCATATCGAACAGGAACAGGTGAAGCTCACGGCCTCCTTCCTGCGGCCTAAGCCTGAATAATCCCACTCTCAGCAAGGGAGCCTCTTCAAGCTGAAAAGGCTGAATGAAATTCCTCAAGATATCCTCCGGCCTAACCGTTGCCGGCTCCGCGTCATATTGGACCCTAAAATCGGCATCAGGCAGTATACACTGGACAATCTCATCCTCTGTCACATCAAATACCGTCCGGAAGGATTCATGCCTGCGGATGAGCTGCGCAAATGTATCCTTGAAGCGCTGCACATCTATAGGACCGGTGATGATCGCAGCACCCGGCATATTGTAATTCAGACTTTGTCCTGCCAGTTGGTTGAGGACAAACAGTCTTCTCTGTGCATGGGAGAGCGGGTAGTATTCCCGCGCGGGTCCGGAAGCGGGGGCGTCTTCCTCCGGTGTAGCCGTGAGCAAACCAGCCAGCCCGCGAATGCTGGGGAATTGAAAGAACTGAGCCATGTTCACCACGGCACCGAACTCCCCCCTGATACGATTAATCAAATCTGTGGCCAACAGCGAATCTCCGCCAAGCTGAAAAAAATCGTCCGTTACATCCAGCCGTTCCAGCCCGAGCACCTTGCCCCACAGCTGGGCCATACGGTATTCTTCCTCCGTAGGAGGGAAGCCTCCGCCGTCGAAGAGTCGAACTTCGGTTGTTACCCGTAGATTCTCTTGTATATGGCGGCCGGGACGCCGGGTTGGTGCTTCGACCCAGTGCCTTGTGCGTTCCCACGCATAGGTAGGCAGGGGCCGTTTGGCATATTGGGCCTGCGGATAAAATTCCATCCATTGGATACTCCCTCCCTCCGCATAGGCCCGGGCAACCGCAGCACACTCATCTCCGCTGTCAGCCGTCCGCAGCGGATTTCCCGGCGGACAGAGCGATGAATACACCCCCTCTTGACGCAGATCCAGCCAATCCTTGGAGCCGAAGGCACAATAAGCCTGGCGGAGCTTGCCCAGCAGCTTCCCGGGATCTGCTGCCAGAATTGCCAGCCGGCAAGCATGATGCTCACGGCCAGTACTTAACACTGCACAGATTTCCTCCAGATTTGCGGGTTCTGCACAGTCGCTGATAAATTCAATATATTTACCGATGAGTCTCCGTAAAGAAGCTTCGTTGCGTGCAGAGAGTGGAAAGATGTATACAGGCCGCAGCGGCAGCGGCCGTCTACCGGTTTGACGAGGCTGGAACTCTTCCAGCACAACATGACAATTCGTTCCGCTGAGCCCAAATGAGCTCACCCCCGCCCGCAGCGGCTGGCCGTTTGGAGAACTCCATTCCTTCAGCCGGGTATTGATATAGACCGGGGACCGCTGCAGACTCATCAGCGGATTGGGTTCAACAAAGTGGATGGATGGCGGCAACAGCCTCTTTTGCATGGCCATTACCGTCTTAATTAATCCAGCTATGCCAG
This genomic interval from Paenibacillus sp. FSL H8-0332 contains the following:
- a CDS encoding condensation domain-containing protein is translated as MSNSFVESILQLVAIDAISEDNAYSLIKAHQSVTGDQSKDIAIIGISCRFPQAGNKEEFWHNVASGMNSIRPFPSARMESIRPFLGEDDSGGPYYQAGYLDEIDFFDAEFFNILPGEAQYMDPQQRIFMETGYEAIEDAGYGGERIRNADTGVYVGFSEARYKDMVSEDVPAAFVGNFPPVVASRLSYAMNLSGPAVSIATACSSSLVALHLACEGLHAGDCSMALVGGVAIGPLPAKLENGSGLGITSIEGKSRSFDASANGTAWGEGCGAVLIKPLKQAEADGDYVYAVIKGSAINQDGTSNGMASPNALAQEEVLVKAWNRAGIDPLTISYIEAHGTGTKIGDPIEIKGLTNAFRKFSLNNHFCGVGSVKSNIGHLDSASGIAGLIKTVMAMQKRLLPPSIHFVEPNPLMSLQRSPVYINTRLKEWSSPNGQPLRAGVSSFGLSGTNCHVVLEEFQPRQTGRRPLPLRPVYIFPLSARNEASLRRLIGKYIEFISDCAEPANLEEICAVLSTGREHHACRLAILAADPGKLLGKLRQAYCAFGSKDWLDLRQEGVYSSLCPPGNPLRTADSGDECAAVARAYAEGGSIQWMEFYPQAQYAKRPLPTYAWERTRHWVEAPTRRPGRHIQENLRVTTEVRLFDGGGFPPTEEEYRMAQLWGKVLGLERLDVTDDFFQLGGDSLLATDLINRIRGEFGAVVNMAQFFQFPSIRGLAGLLTATPEEDAPASGPAREYYPLSHAQRRLFVLNQLAGQSLNYNMPGAAIITGPIDVQRFKDTFAQLIRRHESFRTVFDVTEDEIVQCILPDADFRVQYDAEPATVRPEDILRNFIQPFQLEEAPLLRVGLFRLRPQEGGRELHLFLFDMHHIISDGVSMEILMKEFSALYLGHSLPALQSQYKDYVLWQSAQMHSDDMRLQEAYWRRMLAEDNHDKLPVLDMPHDFPRPPIMTFEGDVHCVTIPSSQVDKLKALALEHGATLYMMMLAVYSSLLHIYTGQEEVVIGSLMAGRRYQGSEQMIGLFTNYLPLRCSPAGSLRFKDLLKAVVRQTVEAYDHQDYPFEQMVDLLKQKRDLSRNPIFDTMLILHNQGTRNQSFELDSIKIGMMDWERTACTLDLKLDLFQGSQGELNCSFEFYKRLFHKESIVQLAGHFLTLVEQIVNDPERRLSEYRILTLAEAVVIERKRKVKHGLFELPPLERVKTSGKGPLSLRQRMIVRNREAINNVVVHVLLHGEVQQDALARALEIFHRKTPGARIVLQEDERGHRQAVLESSSPGLAISPIPGDSNVDQLISVLLLEEIRHRFDLSSGPLYRVTMLQDSKELNHVILTVHPFIAECLAVSRMLSDILHIYREPTDVLNANLPVKLQEGDTTCDTEIQETAYALSFASWQQSLLHEGYLEPQRPYWTRALRHPLPRFEFRLKRGGKEQAGTRLSWSHTGIILPPKTLGLLHSYAAPYGADVTVLLLSCYIMLLRQLTQAEDILVGTLMNGSAQTRESGLPFIYQTLSPLRLSLQHSTSFGALLGQVKQEVEAGRSSMLYPYDLQWVNAGKIAESKETLYQVLFAEEEWPLAPEGLRLAEFHQYMPEEALLKLAVAKSDEGLQCTFYWDDSLLEADYIRSMAQRYHKIIETLAQSVTNPKEE
- a CDS encoding aminotransferase class I/II-fold pyridoxal phosphate-dependent enzyme; this encodes MMEMRSPIEFHDNRFLMFVLDQMANDFEQEGINDVIRMTLGKSELPLHPEIIGAMKEALDTFEKSTLVFPGGLPELREALAEDYKNNYDLDIKPSNIVINVGTSALFRNLFYLLAKEGDEVLLPLPYYSLYHFCAQLVGAKVRYYNIDLDTLSLDIDSFRANFTDKTKIVVINSPGNPLGNILTPEELYAMDEIIGGRAVVINDEIYSSVCFDQRSTSVLELKDTKSIFITTNAFSKGYRMYSRRVGYCIVPEELVTPLTVIQHHTLLTTDPVVQFGALEALQHPEEIEQLVGLYRDRRDYTVEQFEQVPLVRAIPAKGSFYFTLNCKDYMDEHGLSTSLELAEEIMKYKHVATVPGSDFGLPYTLRLSYSSSSYHEGIDRLVDFFTNKATG